In Oncorhynchus keta strain PuntledgeMale-10-30-2019 chromosome 19, Oket_V2, whole genome shotgun sequence, a single genomic region encodes these proteins:
- the cited2 gene encoding cbp/p300-interacting transactivator 2: protein MVDRMMAMNHGRFPEAINGLHHHHPARRMGMGQFSNPLHHQQQQQQQQQQQHGYTTGIMGDHLHYGGGNVTSNHGIRHSVGSGNVNVNAGHPNGNMPPGARYSSQFVGPTAAVPTQGQLAASMQLQKLNTQYYSHHTHPSHHHYMHELHPANHQLNGTGQQFRDGNAKHSTSSLAPQAHHLPAAILPPNVIDTDFIDEEVLMSLVIEMGLDRIKELPELWLGQNEFDFMTDFVCKQQPSRVSC from the coding sequence ATGGTAGACCGCATGATGGCAATGAACCATGGACGATTCCCTGAAGCTATTAATGGtctccaccatcaccacccagCACGCAGAATGGGCATGGGGCAGTTCTCGAACCCATTACAccatcagcaacaacaacagcagcagcagcaacagcagcatgGCTACACTACTGGTATTATGGGAGATCATTTGCACTACGGAGGGGGAAATGTAACATCTAACCACGGAATTAGACATTCTGTGGGTTCGGGGAATGTAAATGTAAACGCTGGACACCCAAACGGCAACATGCCTCCCGGTGCGCGCTATAGCTCTCAATTTGTGGGACCCACCGCCGCCGTCCCCACTCAAGGACAGCTCGCGGCAAGTATGCAGTTACAAAAGCTCAACACGCAGTACTACAGCCACCATACACATCCCTCTCATCATCATTATATGCATGAGTTGCATCCTGCGAATCATCAACTTAACGGGACAGGACAACAGTTCAGAGATGGCAACGCGAAACACAGCACGTCCAGTTTGGCTCCACAGGCGCACCATTTGCCTGCTGCAATACTGCCCCCCAACGTCATTGACACGGACTTTATTGATGAGGAGGTCTTGATGTCTCTGGTCATTGAGATGGGCCTGGACCGAATAAAGGAGCTACCTGAGCTGTGGTTAGGACAGAACGAGTTTGATTTCATGACAGACTTCGTATGTAAGCAACAGCCAAGCCGAGTGAGTTGTTAA